TCAAAGGTGTTTTTTCCGGAACCTTAAGTTATGTTTTCAATAATTTCTCCCTTCGAAATGACAAATATTCTGTTGTCATCCGAGAAGCGATGGAGAAAGGTTTTACAGAACCAGACCCACGCGAAGATCTATCCGGAAATGATGTTGCGAGAAAACTTCTTATTTTAGCAAGAGAATTAGATTTGATTAATGAGTTTCAGGATATTAATATTCAAAATCTTGTTCCAGAAAATCTTTTAGACATTGATAAAAATGAATTCATTTCCAGATTGGAAGAATTAGATTCAGAATATCAAAGCGTCAAAGAAAACCAAAAGCCTGACCACGTTCTACGTTACGTCGGCGATTTGCACGGCAATCTTCAGGAAGAAAAAGGAGAACTGGACGTGAAACTAATCTCCGTTCCAGCAAATTCCGCACTCGGACAATTGAAAGGTTCAGATTCAATCTTCGAAATCTACACAGAAAGTTACGGCGAAAATCCAATCGTCATTATGGGCGCAGGAGCTGGAGCCAAAGTAACTGCCCGAGGCGTTTTTGGAGATATTTTAAGATTGAGCGAAACAAAATAATCAACGAATCCGAAGGATTCAATATCAGTAGCCGTAGGTGAAACCTATGGAACGAGACAAAAACAACAACAAACAACCGTAAATAAAACCTACGGAAAATATAGAAATGGAAAATCAAAATTTCGAAACATTAGCCATCAGAACCCAAACCGAAAGAACTCAGTTTGACGAGCATTCCACGCCTTTATACCTCACTTCGAGCTTTGTTTTCGAAGATGCAGAAGATATGCGCGCAAGCTTTGCGGAGGAAAAAGACAAGAATCTTTACAGCCGTTTCAGCAACCCGAACGTCACAGAATTCGTGGATAAAATCGTGAAAATGGAAGGCGCAGAATCCGGTTACGCTTTTGCGACGGGAATGGCCGCAATTTATTCCACATTTGCAGCTTTGCTTGACGCTGGCGACCACATCGTTAGCTGTCAGTCGGTTTTCGGTTCTACGCACACCTTATTCACAAAATATTTTCCAAAATGGAATATCGAAACCACTTACTTCAAAGCAGAAGACGCTGAGAATGTTGAAAAATACATCAAACCGAATACAAAAATCCTGTACTTGGAAACCCCGACAAATCCGGCAATCGAAATATTAGATTTAGACTACTTCGGACAAATTGCCAAAAAACACAATCTGATTTTGGTTGTAGACAACTGTTTCGCAACACCTTACTTGCAACAGCCGATTAAATACGGCGCAGATATTGTCGTACATTCCGCAACGAAACTCATTGATGGCCAGGGTCGTGTGCTCGGTGGCGTTGCCGTTGGAAAAGCCGATTTGATTCGTGAGATTTACCTTTTCGCAAGAAACACAGGTCCAGCGATGTCGCCATTCAACGCCTGGGTGTTGAGCAAGAGTCTGGAAACTTTGGCGATTCGTGTCGAGAAACATTGCGAAAATGCGCTTAAAGTAGCCGAGTTTCTGGAAAACCACCCGAATGTAGAATTGGTAAAATATCCTTTCCTAAAATCTCATCCAAGCTACGAAATCGCCAAAAAACAAATGAAATTAGGTGGAAATATCGTCGCTTTTGAAGTCAAAAACGGCATCGAAGGCGGACGCAATTTTCTCAACCGAATCAAAATGTGTTCCCTTTCCGCAAACCTCGGCGATACGCGGACAATTGTCACGCATCCCGCTTCTACAACACATTCCAAGCTTTCCGATGACGAACGAAACGAGGTTGGAATCACCGCAGGATTGGTGCGTTGCTCGGTAGGATTGGAAAATGTAGATGACATTATCAACGATTTGAAACAAGCTTTGGATTAATTCAATGATGAAAAAATAAAAAGAATGAAAAATTTAGAACAATTATATAAAGCACTTTCCGAAAGAATATTAATTCTCGACGGCGCAATGGGAACAATGCTTCAGCGTTACAAATTCGAGGAAGAAGATTACCGTGGCGAGCGTTTCAAAGATTGGGAACACCCTGTAAAAGGAAACAACGATTTGTTGTCGCTTACCCAACCAGAAGCCATTGCCGAAGTTCACAGAAAATATCTGGAAGCTGGAGCAGACATTTTAGAAACTAATACTTTTTCTGGAACTACCATTGCAATGGCAGATTATTTTATGGAAGATTTAGTTTATGAATTGAACTACGAATCTGCAAAAATAGCCAGAAAAGTCTGCGATGATTTCACTGCTCAGAATCCTAACAAACCAAGATTTGTTGCCGGTTCAATCGGACCAACCAACAGAACTGCGAGTTTAAGTCCAGATGTGAATGACCCAGGTTACAGAGCTATTACTTTTGAAGAATTGCGCTTAGCTTATAAACAACAATGTGAAGCTTTGCTAGACGGCGGTTCAGACATTCTTTTGGTAGAAACTATTTTCGACACTTTGAATGCAAAAGCGGCGCTTTTTGCCATTGACGAAATTCAGGAAGAAAGAGGAATCGAGATTCCAATTATGGTTTCCGGAACCATTACAGATGCTTCTGGAAGAACATTGAGCGGACAAACTGCGGAAGCATTTTTGATTTCTGTTTCTCATCTTAATTTGTTGAGCGTTGGATTCAACTGTGCTTTGGGTGCAAAACAATTGACACCTTATTTGGAAGCAATTTCGTCTCAATCAGACTTCGGAATTTCCGCTTACCCAAATGCTGGTTTACCCAATGCTTTTGGACAATACGACGAAACGGCTGAGCAAATGGCAGAGCAAGTGAAAGAATATTTGGAAAAAAGTCTCATCAATATTATTGGTGGTTGTTGTGGAACAACGCCAGAACATATCAAAGCAATTGCTGATTTGGCAAATAACTACGAACCTAGAAAAATTGGTCAATTTAAAAATGCATCGATTTAACAGTTATTGAAATTGTTAGATTGATGTATTTTCATTTTGATACATTATAATTATGAAATACTTGAAATTATCAGGTCTAGAACCTTTAATCATAACGCCCGAATCCAACTTTATCAATGTTGGAGAGAGAACCAATGTTGCTGGTTCCAAAAAATTTCTTCGATTAATCAAAGAAGAAAAATATTCTGAAGCACTCGATATTGCCAGAAATCAGGTTGAAGGCGGTGCTCAGATTCTTGACGTCAATATGGACGACGGACTTTTGGACGGAAAATATGCAATGGTAAAATTCCTTAATTTGATTGCTTCAGAACCTGATATTGCCAGAATTCCAATTATGATAGATTCATCAAAATGGGAAATATTGGAAGCTGGTTTGCAAGTCGTTCAAGGAAAACCTGTTGTTAATTCCATCAGTTTAAAAGAAGGCGAAGAAGAGTTCATCAATCACGCAAAAGTCATCAAAAGATATGGCGCAGCGGCAATTATTATGGCTTTTGATGAAGTTGGGCAGGCTGATAATTATGAAAGAAGACTTGAGATTTGCCAGCGTAGTTATGATATTCTGGTTAACCAAGTCGGTTTTCCTTCAGAAGATATTATTTTCGATTTGAATATTTTTCCTGTTGCGACAGGTATGGATGAACACCGCAAAAATGCCATCGATTTTATCGAAGCGACTCGCTGGGTTCGTACCAATCTTCCAAACGCTTCCGTGAGTGGAGGTGTTTCCAATGTTTCTTTTTCGTTCCGTGGAAATGATTCGGTGAGAGAAGCGATGCATTCCGTTTTCCTTTATCACGCGATAAAAGCCGGAATGAATATGGGAATCGTAAACCCGACAATGTTGGAAGTTTATGACGAGATTCCGAAAGATTTGTTGGAATTGGTAGAAGATGTGATGCTCGACAGAAAAGATGATGCAACAGAGAAATTGCTGGATTATTCTGAAAGAGTAAAATCGACCAAAAAAGAAAAAGTTGAAGATTTGTCTTGGCGAGAAATGCCTTTGCAAGACAGGATTACACATTCTTTAGTCAAAGGAATCGACCGTTTTATCGAGGAAGATACAGAAGAGGCAAGATTGGCATCTGAAAAACCACTTCACGTTATAGAAATTAATCTAATGACAGGAATGGGTGTTGTCGGCGACCTTTTCGGAAGCGGAAAAATGTTTTTGCCTCAAGTTGTAAAATCTGCGAGAGTAATGAAAAGAGCTGTTGCATATCTTCAGCCTTTCATCGAAGCAGAGAAAGACCAAACTCAAAAATCCAATGGGAAAATCCTGATGGCAACGGTAAAAGGCGATGTTCACGATATTGGAAAAAATATTGTCAGCGTAGTTTTGGGTTGTAATAATTATGAGATTGTGGATTTAGGCGTGATGGTTCCTGCTGAGAAAATTATTCAGACTGCGATTGATGAAAAAGTGGATGTGATTGGATTAAGCGGATTGATTACACCAAGTCTGGATGAGATGGTTCATTTAGCTTCTGAACTGGAAAGAAGAAATCTTGATTTCCCCTTATTAATTGGTGGTGCAACAACTTCTAAAGCACATACTGCTGTGAAGATTGCGCCGAAATATACAAATACCGTAGTTCACGTAAATGATGCTTCCAGAGCGGTTGGTGTTGTAAGTTCTCTTTTGAATAAAGAAAAATCCAGCGTTTATTCTTTGGAATTGAAAAAAGATTATGACGAATTCCGTGAGAAATTCCTAAATCGCCAAGTTGACAAAGAATATGTTCCGATTGCAGAAGCTCGTGAAAAGAAATTCAAAATCGATTGGGAAAATGAAAATATTCCGACTCCTAAAAAATTAGGAATTACAATTATTGAAGACCAAAATTTGGATGAATTAGTTGATTTTATTGACTGGTCGCCGTTTTTCAGAAGCTGGCAATTGTTTGGAAAATTCCCAGAAATTCTGACTGATAATGTTGTTGGAGAACAGGCAACGATTTTGTTCAATGAAGCACAGACAATGCTCAAGAAAATTCTTAAAGAAAAGAGTTTTGGAGCAAAAGGAATTTTCGGAATTTTTCCAGCGAATGCAAATGAACAGGACGATATTTTGGTTTATGATGACAATCAGAATGTGATTTCGACTTTTAGAACCCTTCGTCAACAACATAAAAAATCAGAAGGAAAAGAATATTTTGCTTTAAGTGATTTTATTGCGCCTGAAAATTCTGGAAAACAGGATTATTTTGGTGTTTTCTGTGTTTGTACAGGTTTTGGAGCCGATGAATTGGCAAAAGAGTACGAAGAACAAAACGACGATTACAACGCCATTATGGTAAAAGCCTTGGCAGACCGTTTTGCAGAAGCCTTCGCAGAATATCTTCATAAAAAAGTCCGAACCGAATATTGGGGCTATTCTGAAAATGAAACTCTGGATAACGAGGAATTAATCAAAGAAAAATATTTGGGAATTCGTCCTGCTCCAGGTTATCCGGCTTGTCCTGACCATTTGGAAAAACTGACCATTTGGGGTTTATTAAAAGTCGAAGAAAATATTGGAGTGACTTTGACTGAAAGTTTGGCAATGTGGCCAACAGCGGCGGTTTCTGGTTATTATTTTGGAAATGAAAAATCAAAATATTTTGGGGTTGGAAAAATCGATGAAGACCAATTGAAAGATTTCGCTGAAAGAAAAAATGTTGAATTGGATTATGCCAGAAAATGGCTTGCTCCGAATTTGGCGGATTAATATTATTTAAAATTATTGAATGAAAATTACTGACCATATAAAAAACGCCAACGGCAAAACGCTTTTCTCATTTGAGATTGTTCCTCCGCAAAAAGGCGTTGGAATTGCTGATTTATATAAAAATATAGACCCGCTGATGGAGTTCAAACCGCCATTTATAGACGTTACCACTTCTCGGGAAGAATATATTTTTCTGGAAAGAGGAAACGGTTTGATGGAGCGAAAAATCACAAGAATGCGTCCTGGAACTTTAGGAATTTGTTCGGCAATTCAGAATAAATATAATGTTGATACCGTTCCGCACGTTCTTTGTGGCGGATTTACCAAAGAAGAAACCGAATATCTTTTGGTGGATTGTATGTATTTGGGAATTAATAACATTGTTGCTTTACGAGGTGATGCGATGAAAGGAGAAAAATATTTTGAACCTTCTGTTGGAGGACACAAATATGCTTCGGATTTAGTGAAGCAGATTCATGATTTGGGAATTGGGGAATATCTTCACGGTAAAATAGAATCGGACGTTGATAATAGTTTCTGCATTGGTGTTGCGGGTTATCCTGAAAAGCATATTGAGGCACCATCTATGAATTATGATCTTCAGATGTTGAAGAAAAAAGTAGAAGCTGGAGCAGATTATATTGTCACTCAAATGTTTTTTGATAATCAAAAATTCTTTGAATTCGTAAAACAAGCCAGAGAAATTGGTATTGATGTTCCGATTATCCCGGGAATCAAACCAATTGCTACCAAAACGCATTTGCAAATGTTGCCTCAGGTTTTCAAAATCGATTTACCGGAAGCTTTGATTAACGAAGTTTTAAAATGTAAAACCAACAACGACGTTCGCGAAGTCGGAATAGAATGGGCAATTAACCAGAGTAAGGAATTGTTGGATTTTGGAATTCCTGTTCTACACTTTTACTCGATGGGGAAAAGCGATAATATTCTGAAGATAGGAAGAGAGATTTTTTAAATAAAAAGAGATGCAATTGCATCTCTTTTTTTAATTTTACGATTCAAGATTATATATGAAGTTAACAGGTCCATTCAAGCAAATCATTACACTCAATAATCTTCCACTGAAGGGAAAATTACAAGACGAATCTTTAGAAATAATTCCCAATGGCGGAATTTTAACAGAAAATGGAAAAATTTTAGACGTCAACAATTTCGATTCTTTAAAACAAAAATTTCCAAATTCTGAAATTGATTTGATTGAAAGTGAGCAAATTGCACTTCCGGCTTTTGTGGATGCGCATACACATATTTGTTTCGGAGGAAATCGAGCTAACGATTTTGCGATGAGAAATGCAGGTAAAACTTACCTCGAAATTGCCGAATCCGGCGGTGGAATTTGGAGTTCCGTTCAACATACAAGACAAGCTTCGGAAGATGATTTGGTTAATGGAATTCTTGAACGCACCAATATTTTACTAAATCAAGGCATCACAACCATCGAAATTAAAAGCGGTTACGGATTAAATGTTGATGAAGAACTAAAAATGTTACGAGCAATCAACAAAGCTCAAGGTTTAACAAAAGCTACATTAGTTCCAACTTGTTTGTCAGCTCACCTCAAGCCAAGAGATTTTGAAGGAACCTCGGAAGAATATCTAAATTATATTTTGGATGAAATTCTACCAAAAGTAAGAGAAAAAAACCTTGCTAACCGTGTTGATATTTTTATTGAAAAATCTGCATTTCAGCTAAAAGAAAGCAAAAATTTCCTTTTGAAAGCTAAAGAATTAGGCTTTCAAATTACCGTTCACGCTGACCAATTTACGGCTGGAAGTTCAAGAATTGCTGTTGAGGTTGGTGCAAAATCTGCTGACCATTTGGAAGCGACTATCGATGAAGATATTGAATTTTTGGCGAATTCAAATACTGTGGCAATTGCTTTACCAGGTGCAAGTCTAGGTTTGGGCGAACCATTTGCTCCGGCAAGAAAAATTCTTGACAAAGGTGGCATTTTAGCCATTGCAACCGACTGGAATCCTGGTTCGGCGCCAATGGGAAATCTCGTTACTCAAGCCTCGATTTTGGCGACATATCAGAAGTTGACTACAGCGGAAGTTTTAGCGGCAATAACTTTTCGAGCAGCTTATGCTTTGGATTTAGATGACAGAGGGATTTTAGCAGTAGGGAAGAAAGCAGATTTCATTACATATGAAACTGATAATTTCCAGAATATCCTTTATCATCAAGGAAGTTTGAAACCGAAAAATATTTATATCAACGGAGAAAAAATCTAAATTATGTTTGAATGGACTGGCCGTTTTGATGGCGACGAAGAATCTTATCACAGAATTTTCCAACGAGTGAAAACAGAAACGGATTATGAAACTATTAATCCCAATGATTTCGTTTTACACGGTTTTGCTGTAGATGAAGGCGTGAAGCGTAATAAAGGTAGAGTAGGAGCCCAAGAGGCACCAGATTTGATTAGAAAAAATATGTCCAATTTTCCCGTTGTTAATCCCGAATTTTCACTGAAAGATTTCGGAAATATCAAATGTGAGAATAATGACCTCGAAACAACTCAGAATTTGTTAGCTGAAAAAGTTTCGAAAGTGTTATCAAAACAAGGGAAATCTGTCGTTTTAGGAGGTGGGCACGAAGTCACTTTTGCTCATTATTCCGGAATCAGAAAAGCTTTTCCTAATCAAAAAATCGGAATCATCAACTTCGATGCTCACTTTGATAACCGCGAGCCGGAAAACGGATTGGCGAGTTCCGGAACTGGGTTTTGGCAAATTGCTCAGGAAGGCGAGATTTATTCTTTACATATTGGGATTCAGAAAAATAGCAACACTAGAAAGTTGTTTGAGATTGCGGATGATTTTGGAATGAAATATATTCTCGCTGACGAAATTTACTCCGAAAATATTCCGAATATTATGTTCACAATCAATTCTTTTTTAGAAGATGTGGACATGGTTTACGTCACGATTTGTATGGATGTTTTCAATACGTCCATTGCGCCTGGTGTTAGTGCGCCGGCTTATAACGGAATTTTTGCTGACCGTCAATTTATGCAGATTTACCATCATATTTTATCATCAAAGAAAACAAAAGCATTGGATGTGGCAGAAGTTAATCCCAATTTTGATATACAGGAAAGAACCGCAAGATTAGCTGCAAGTCTTGTGAACGAATGGTTTATGATTTAGATTATGAAGAGAGACAGTATTATTTTTGACTTAGACGGAACACTTTGGAATGCTTCAGAAACTGTTGTAAGAGCTTTTAACGACAGCATTCAGGCGATTGGATTCGATATCAATATCACTTCTCAGACTGTTAGAGATTTCTCTGGGATGAAGATGGACGATATTTTTGCGCAACATTTCAGTTTTGTTCCAAAAGAAAAGCTAAAGGAATTTGAAAAAAATTATGCAAAAAAAGAAAACCAATATCTTAAAAAATATGGTGGCGAATTGTTTCCAAAAGTCAAAGAAACACTTGAAAAATTAGCAGAAAATTATAGACTTTTCATTGTTAGCAATTGTATGAAAGGTTACATCGAGAATTTCATCGAGTTTTTTAGTTTTGAAAATTTGTTTGAAGATTTCGAATGTTTTGGCAACGACGGTTTACCAAAAGACAAGAACATCAGATTAATTGTGGAGTGAAATAATCTGCAAAATCCTGTCTATGTTGGCGATACCATTTGGGACAAAGAATCTTCTGAGAAAGCGGGTGTTGACTTTATCTATGCAGCTTACGGTTTTGGAAAAATTGAAAATCCAAAAGCTCAGATTCAAAACTTCGAAGATTTATTATTGTTAGATTGATTTGGGGCAGCTTAATCCGCCTTACGCTCCCAATCTTTTCACTTCACTTCGTTACGTAAAAAGGATTTCCGCTCAAGTCGGGCTGCGTAAGATTCTCTGTTCCAGACTTTGAACATAAAAAAGCCTTATCAAAATTTGACAGGGCTTTTTTATAAATTGTTGAAAATTATTTAAACTCAATCGGGAATTTAACCTGAGAATTATCCCAACCAGCGTACAAATCTGCTCCGGATTTTGTCTGTACAAAAGTCACAGAAAAATACTCGATTGGAGAAGCTGTTTTCTCAACCGGAACATTGAATCTCACAACATCTTTGCTTTTGTCATAGAAATAAGCGCCCCATTTATCGATTTCAGAATTTAGAACAATCGTCCATTCTTTTTCAAAAGGAATGGCAAAAATACTATAAGTTCCTGCAGGAATTTCCTTTCCTCCAATTTTCACTGGTGTATAGAATTTGATTTCAGAATTTTCATTCGCCCCGAATCTCCAGATTTCTCCGTATTTGATAAGGTTACCGAAAACAACTCTGTTTTTTTTCTGTGGACGAGAATAGACGACTTTCACTTTCGGAGTTTCCGTTTTAGATGAAGTCACTTGAAGAGGATAGTAAACTGCATCCATTGGACTCACGTCAACTGACATATAATTCAGTTTGGTTGGATCGATTTTCGCTTGTGAAAATGCACTGACTCCCACTAATAATGAAGCGACTAAAATTAATTTTTTCATTAAGATTTATTTTATTTTTAATAATTGTTCTATAGCTTTATCCAAAGTTTTCTGTTCTTTAGCAAAACAAAAACGAATCACTTTTTCATCGGTTTTGTCTTTGTAAAATGCAGAAAATGGGATAGTTGCGACTTTATATTCTTTAGTTAACCAATAGCAAAAATCCTTGTCTTGCATATCAGAAATTGCGCCAAAATTAGCAGACAAAAAATAAGTTCCTTCGCAAGCCAATAATTGGAAAGGCGTTTCTTTCAAAGCGTTTTTAAGATAATCTCTTTTTGTTTGGAAAAATGTTGAGATGGATTTGAAATCATCAATATTCTGCAAATATTTAGAAATCGCAAATTGTGCTGGCGTATTCACACAAAACACATTGAACTGATGAACTTTCCTAAACTCATTCATCAAATCCGAAGGCGCACAAACATACCCGATTTTCCAACCGGTGATATGCAGTAATTTTCCGAAAGAACCAACCACAAAAGTTCTTTCTTTCAGTTCAGGATATCTGGCTAATGTCAGATGGGGTTTTTCGTCAAAAGTGATACTTTCATAAACTTCATCACTTAGAATGATAATGTCTGTATTTTTTACAATAGCAATCAGTTCATCAATATCTTTCTGTTTAAGGATTTTTCCGGCAGGATTATTCGGGTTGTTGATGATAATCATCTTGGTTTTTTCAGAAACCAGATTTTTAACTTCATTCCAATTGATTTCATAATCCGGATAAAGCATTTTGACATTTTTTACGATTCCACCATTCAAAATAATTGTTGGTTCATAACAATCGTAAGCCGGTTCAAAAATAATGACTTCATCACCTTTTTCCACAAATGCAGAAATAATGGTGAAAATCCCTTGAGTTGCGCCAGCTGTTATATTAATTTCAGAATCCGGATGATAATCAACTTGATTTTGAAGATTGAATTTCCTTGAAATCTCTTCCCGAAGTTCTTTGATCCCAAACAAAGGTGCATATTGATTGTGACCTTTTTTTGAAAATTCACCTAGGTATTTGATTAAATTTTCATCAGGCTGATAATCTGGAAATCCCTGGGAAAGATTGACTGCGTTTTCTTGTTGTGCTAATAAGCTCATCTCTGTGAAAATCGTCGTTTTCACATCAGGAAGTTTGGAGTTTGGTAATTTGAATGCCATTCTGATTGTAAAAATAAGTAATTGTTGAATGTTTTTATCGCAAAGGCACAAGTATTTTTTCAAAAAAGGATATTTCAAGTCGCAAAGAGCAACTTTAATCTTTGCGACCTGAATAAAATTACGTTTTGGTGAACATTTTCCGACTTTGCGATAAGATTGCAATCAGTTATCATAATTCGTAAGTTTGCAAAAAAAATTTGTTGAAACGTCTTATTTCTATTGTCGGCACTACAGGAATCGGGAAAACCCGATTGGCAATCGATTTGGCTAATCATCTAGATACTGAAATTATTTCCTGTGATTCTCGCCAGTTCTACAAAGAAATGAAAATTGGAACTGCAATGCCAACCGATGAAGAATTAGCAGAAGCAAAACATCATTTTGTCGGAAATCTCAGCATTGACGATTATTATTCGATAGGACTTTTTGAAGAAGAAGCTCTTAAGAAATTAGACGAAATTTTTGCCAAGAAAGATTTCGCAATAATGGTTGGCGGCAGCGGAATGTACGAGAAAGCTGTTGTGGAGGGAATGAATGATTTGCCAGTAGCAGACGAAGAAAATCAAAAAAAACTAATTTCGATTTTTGAAAATGAAGGCATCGAAGTTCTACAAGAAACGCTGGAGAAATTAGACCCAGAATATTTTTCGGTTGTAGATAAAGATAATCCTAGAAGATTGTTTCGAGCAATTGACATCATTTGGCAAACCAATAAAACTTATACCGAAAATCTTAGTACACCAAAAACTAAAAGAAATTTTGAAACTATTAGAATTGGAATTGATGCGCCAAGAGAAGTGATTTATGAAAGAATCAATCTTCGTGTTGATAAAATGATGGAAAACGGATTGCTGCAAGAAGCAAAAAGTTTGATTGCGGATAGAGATAAAGTGGCTTTGCAAACGGTTGGTTACTCAGAATTGTTCCGATATTTTGATAGAGAATGGGATTTGGATTTTGCTGTTTCAGAGATCAAGAAAAACTCCAGACGTTATGCCAAACGCCAAACGACCTGGAATCGGAAATTGGAAAATGTAAATTGGGTCAACTATGATAATTCTCTACAAGAAGCATTATCTTTGCTGAATAAAATAGATTAATCATCACATTAATAAATCAAAACAATGTCAAATACACCTTCGAATATGCTGGCTTTAGGAACAAAAGCTCCGGACTTTAAACTTCCTAATCCGTCAAAAAATAACGAATTGCAAAGCCTTGAATCTTTGAGAGGGAAAAAAGGAACTTTGGTTGTTTTTATGTGTAACCATTGTCCGTTCGTTCTTCATATCATTGATAAATTAGAAGAATTGTATGAGGATTACAAATCTCAAGGAATTGAGTTTATAGGAATCAATTCTAATGATGTGGATCGATATCCTGCAGATTCTCCAGAGATGATGGTGGACTTTGTAGATGAAAAGAATATCAAATTTCCCTATTTATATGACGAATCTCAAGATGTCGCAAAATCTTTTGAAGCAGCTTGTACACCAGATTTTTACTTCTTTGACGAAAATCTAAATTTGATTTATCGTGGTCAAATGGATGACTCGCGTCCAGGAAATCAAAAGGAAATTACAGGCGAAGATTTGATTATCGCTTTCGAAAATCTTTTGGCAGGAGCTGAGCAGGAAGATTTCCAGAAGCCAAGTTTAGGTTGCAATATCAAATGGAAATAAAATCAAAACTCCGGAAAGTAATTTCCGGAGTTTCTTTTAATTAAAAACACTGTCAAATGACAGCTAGTTTTTTGTAATATAATTTTTCAAAAATCGTTTCTGAGATTCAAAAGCAATCTTATCCAAATCAAGTTCTGAAGCTTTTATCCAAATAGTTTCAGAGATTTCGGATTCTTCTAATTGGATTTCGAATTTTTTCTCAACTTCATACAGATAGAACAAATCCAAAGTATTGTAATCAATATTTTTATAAGGATAAATATTCGGCTGACTTCCAAGATATTTGAAGTTTTCTGGATTAATATTTAATCCTAATTCTTCATTCAGTTCTCGGGAACAGGTTACTTCAGATGTTTCTTTCGGGTCTGTAAAACCGCCGGGCAAATCCCATTTTCCTTTTCCGGGTTCTTGATTTCGAACTGTGAAAAATAATTCATCTTGATGTTTTATGATTACCGCAACAGCTGCAGCAGTATTGTGATACAAAACAAAATCACAATTGCTGCAACTAAATTTGGTAATATTATTCCATAGTAGTTTTTCCTGACCGCATTTTGGACAGAACTTTAAATTTTCCATTGGATAAATTTAAAGAAAAAACTTAAGCTATATTTCTAT
The genomic region above belongs to Epilithonimonas zeae and contains:
- a CDS encoding NUDIX hydrolase, whose product is MENLKFCPKCGQEKLLWNNITKFSCSNCDFVLYHNTAAAVAVIIKHQDELFFTVRNQEPGKGKWDLPGGFTDPKETSEVTCSRELNEELGLNINPENFKYLGSQPNIYPYKNIDYNTLDLFYLYEVEKKFEIQLEESEISETIWIKASELDLDKIAFESQKRFLKNYITKN
- a CDS encoding DUF2911 domain-containing protein — its product is MKKLILVASLLVGVSAFSQAKIDPTKLNYMSVDVSPMDAVYYPLQVTSSKTETPKVKVVYSRPQKKNRVVFGNLIKYGEIWRFGANENSEIKFYTPVKIGGKEIPAGTYSIFAIPFEKEWTIVLNSEIDKWGAYFYDKSKDVVRFNVPVEKTASPIEYFSVTFVQTKSGADLYAGWDNSQVKFPIEFK
- a CDS encoding methionine aminotransferase, translating into MAFKLPNSKLPDVKTTIFTEMSLLAQQENAVNLSQGFPDYQPDENLIKYLGEFSKKGHNQYAPLFGIKELREEISRKFNLQNQVDYHPDSEINITAGATQGIFTIISAFVEKGDEVIIFEPAYDCYEPTIILNGGIVKNVKMLYPDYEINWNEVKNLVSEKTKMIIINNPNNPAGKILKQKDIDELIAIVKNTDIIILSDEVYESITFDEKPHLTLARYPELKERTFVVGSFGKLLHITGWKIGYVCAPSDLMNEFRKVHQFNVFCVNTPAQFAISKYLQNIDDFKSISTFFQTKRDYLKNALKETPFQLLACEGTYFLSANFGAISDMQDKDFCYWLTKEYKVATIPFSAFYKDKTDEKVIRFCFAKEQKTLDKAIEQLLKIK
- the miaA gene encoding tRNA (adenosine(37)-N6)-dimethylallyltransferase MiaA — its product is MLKRLISIVGTTGIGKTRLAIDLANHLDTEIISCDSRQFYKEMKIGTAMPTDEELAEAKHHFVGNLSIDDYYSIGLFEEEALKKLDEIFAKKDFAIMVGGSGMYEKAVVEGMNDLPVADEENQKKLISIFENEGIEVLQETLEKLDPEYFSVVDKDNPRRLFRAIDIIWQTNKTYTENLSTPKTKRNFETIRIGIDAPREVIYERINLRVDKMMENGLLQEAKSLIADRDKVALQTVGYSELFRYFDREWDLDFAVSEIKKNSRRYAKRQTTWNRKLENVNWVNYDNSLQEALSLLNKID
- the hutG gene encoding formimidoylglutamase — encoded protein: MFEWTGRFDGDEESYHRIFQRVKTETDYETINPNDFVLHGFAVDEGVKRNKGRVGAQEAPDLIRKNMSNFPVVNPEFSLKDFGNIKCENNDLETTQNLLAEKVSKVLSKQGKSVVLGGGHEVTFAHYSGIRKAFPNQKIGIINFDAHFDNREPENGLASSGTGFWQIAQEGEIYSLHIGIQKNSNTRKLFEIADDFGMKYILADEIYSENIPNIMFTINSFLEDVDMVYVTICMDVFNTSIAPGVSAPAYNGIFADRQFMQIYHHILSSKKTKALDVAEVNPNFDIQERTARLAASLVNEWFMI
- a CDS encoding HAD family hydrolase, giving the protein MKRDSIIFDLDGTLWNASETVVRAFNDSIQAIGFDINITSQTVRDFSGMKMDDIFAQHFSFVPKEKLKEFEKNYAKKENQYLKKYGGELFPKVKETLEKLAENYRLFIVSNCMKGYIENFIEFFSFENLFEDFECFGNDGLPKDKNIRLIVE
- the hutI gene encoding imidazolonepropionase, whose translation is MKLTGPFKQIITLNNLPLKGKLQDESLEIIPNGGILTENGKILDVNNFDSLKQKFPNSEIDLIESEQIALPAFVDAHTHICFGGNRANDFAMRNAGKTYLEIAESGGGIWSSVQHTRQASEDDLVNGILERTNILLNQGITTIEIKSGYGLNVDEELKMLRAINKAQGLTKATLVPTCLSAHLKPRDFEGTSEEYLNYILDEILPKVREKNLANRVDIFIEKSAFQLKESKNFLLKAKELGFQITVHADQFTAGSSRIAVEVGAKSADHLEATIDEDIEFLANSNTVAIALPGASLGLGEPFAPARKILDKGGILAIATDWNPGSAPMGNLVTQASILATYQKLTTAEVLAAITFRAAYALDLDDRGILAVGKKADFITYETDNFQNILYHQGSLKPKNIYINGEKI
- a CDS encoding thioredoxin family protein, with the protein product MSNTPSNMLALGTKAPDFKLPNPSKNNELQSLESLRGKKGTLVVFMCNHCPFVLHIIDKLEELYEDYKSQGIEFIGINSNDVDRYPADSPEMMVDFVDEKNIKFPYLYDESQDVAKSFEAACTPDFYFFDENLNLIYRGQMDDSRPGNQKEITGEDLIIAFENLLAGAEQEDFQKPSLGCNIKWK